In Oscillospiraceae bacterium, a genomic segment contains:
- a CDS encoding NAD(P)/FAD-dependent oxidoreductase: MAVCAVIGGGAGGMMAAGQLGAAGIETLLFEPNTRLGAKLRITGKGRCNLTNACDVRQFIDKVVTNKKFLFGAANRFSPNDCIAFFENNLGVKLKIERGGRVFPEDDNAHTVANALEKYALAHAKYIQSRVTAIEARKDGFLIKTENGDYNADNILIATGGMSYPKTGSTGDGYGFARTLGHIVTPLRASLVPLVCAEDLCRDLQGLSLKNTGLKLFIEGVKKPVYEEQGELLFTHFGVSGPLILSASAHLGDETVIRAGGAQALMDAGKIKISLDLKPALDEERLDARILRDFAEEPNRDFKNSLSALLPSKMIMPIVKLSGIPGDTKINAVTAEQRKKLVRLLKDLRLTVTGTRPIDEAVVTSGGVDVREVDPVTMESKIVKNLFFAGEVLDLDAYTGGYNLQIAFSTAVAAARAIINQNSGEVK, translated from the coding sequence TTGGCGGTTTGTGCGGTGATCGGCGGCGGTGCCGGAGGCATGATGGCAGCCGGACAGCTCGGTGCGGCAGGGATTGAAACGCTGCTGTTCGAGCCGAATACCCGTCTCGGTGCGAAGCTGCGTATCACCGGAAAAGGCCGCTGCAACCTGACCAATGCCTGCGATGTGCGTCAATTCATCGACAAGGTTGTCACCAACAAAAAGTTTTTATTCGGTGCGGCAAACCGGTTTTCCCCGAATGACTGCATCGCTTTTTTCGAAAACAATCTCGGGGTTAAATTGAAAATCGAACGCGGCGGCCGGGTCTTTCCCGAAGACGACAATGCTCACACCGTGGCAAATGCCCTTGAAAAATATGCGCTGGCACACGCAAAGTACATTCAATCAAGGGTAACGGCAATTGAAGCGCGCAAAGACGGCTTTTTAATTAAAACGGAAAACGGTGATTATAACGCCGACAACATTTTGATTGCGACCGGCGGGATGAGCTATCCGAAAACCGGCTCGACGGGCGACGGATACGGTTTTGCAAGAACGCTCGGGCATATTGTAACACCGCTGCGGGCCTCATTGGTGCCGCTTGTCTGCGCGGAGGATTTATGCCGCGATTTACAGGGGTTATCATTGAAAAACACCGGACTGAAGTTGTTCATCGAGGGCGTAAAAAAGCCGGTCTATGAAGAACAAGGCGAATTATTATTCACCCATTTCGGCGTCAGCGGACCGTTGATTTTGTCGGCGAGCGCGCATTTGGGCGACGAGACGGTAATCAGAGCGGGCGGCGCACAGGCGCTGATGGACGCGGGAAAGATTAAAATTTCGCTCGACTTAAAACCGGCGCTCGACGAAGAGCGGTTAGATGCACGAATTTTACGGGATTTTGCCGAAGAACCGAACCGGGATTTTAAAAATTCGTTATCCGCATTATTACCGTCAAAAATGATTATGCCGATCGTTAAGCTCTCCGGCATTCCGGGCGACACCAAAATCAACGCAGTGACCGCCGAACAGCGTAAAAAGCTGGTGCGGCTGCTGAAAGATCTGCGGCTGACCGTGACCGGGACAAGGCCGATCGATGAGGCGGTTGTGACCTCGGGCGGCGTGGACGTGCGCGAAGTCGACCCGGTGACGATGGAATCCAAAATCGTGAAAAATCTCTTTTTTGCGGGTGAAGTGCTCGATTTGGACGCCTATACGGGTGGATATAATCTGCAGATCGCATTCAGCACGGCGGTTGCAGCCGCACGGGCGATCATCAATCAAAATTCGGGGGAAGTGAAATAA
- a CDS encoding lysophospholipid acyltransferase family protein produces MKKADRELYSITWQAKVQKNLRGFAFWLFRVKVVGVENIPKEGQVVICLNHLSYLDPVLTAFASPRPINYIAKSSLFTKPLLGFLIRKLGALPIDRDKPEVGVFRTIGNLLEKGRAIGIFPEGTRSKKTYEMQQGKAGVGMIVLRAGAPVVPILLEYPKRAGMFRSTLITIGKSIPAQQLDVGTGKQRFQACADAIMESIAALKESK; encoded by the coding sequence GTGAAAAAGGCGGATAGAGAGCTGTATTCCATCACTTGGCAGGCCAAAGTACAGAAAAATCTGCGCGGATTTGCGTTTTGGCTGTTTCGGGTCAAGGTAGTGGGTGTTGAGAATATTCCCAAAGAGGGACAGGTTGTGATCTGCCTGAACCACCTGAGTTATCTTGATCCCGTACTTACGGCTTTCGCCAGTCCCCGTCCGATCAATTATATCGCCAAATCGTCGCTGTTCACGAAGCCATTGCTCGGATTTTTAATTCGAAAACTCGGCGCATTGCCGATTGATAGGGACAAGCCCGAAGTCGGTGTCTTCCGCACAATCGGGAATCTGCTAGAAAAAGGACGCGCCATCGGGATTTTCCCGGAAGGTACCCGCAGCAAAAAGACCTATGAGATGCAGCAGGGCAAAGCCGGCGTGGGGATGATCGTACTCAGAGCCGGTGCACCGGTGGTACCGATATTGCTCGAATACCCCAAGCGTGCGGGCATGTTTAGATCCACATTAATCACAATCGGAAAATCGATACCAGCCCAACAGCTTGACGTCGGAACCGGAAAGCAGCGTTTTCAGGCTTGCGCCGACGCAATTATGGAATCCATCGCCGCGTTGAAGGAATCGAAATAG
- a CDS encoding cupin domain-containing protein, with product METKLTEIAERIQALRDICGFSVAEMAEATNLTAEQYAEYESGTKDFSFTFLYLCAEKFGVDMVELLTGENPHLTGYTVVRGGRGLPIKRREGFEYNHLAANFRAKQAEPFLVRAPYFEAAQTQPIPMSTHEGQEFDYVLSGTMKFAHDGHFEVLNAGDSVYYDSGTPHGMIAIGGDCMFLAVVLKGKV from the coding sequence ATGGAAACCAAATTGACCGAGATCGCCGAACGAATTCAAGCGCTGCGCGATATCTGCGGATTCAGTGTCGCCGAGATGGCCGAGGCGACCAACCTGACCGCAGAACAATATGCGGAATATGAGAGCGGCACGAAGGATTTTTCATTCACGTTTTTGTACCTCTGCGCCGAGAAATTCGGGGTGGATATGGTCGAACTGCTGACCGGCGAAAATCCGCATCTGACGGGATATACCGTTGTGCGCGGAGGCAGGGGCCTGCCGATCAAACGTCGTGAGGGGTTTGAATATAATCACCTTGCGGCCAATTTCCGCGCCAAACAGGCCGAACCGTTTCTGGTCAGAGCGCCGTATTTTGAGGCGGCGCAGACACAGCCGATTCCGATGTCCACGCACGAGGGGCAGGAGTTTGACTATGTGCTCTCGGGTACGATGAAATTTGCGCACGACGGGCATTTTGAAGTTTTAAACGCGGGTGACTCGGTGTATTACGACTCCGGTACGCCGCACGGAATGATCGCAATCGGCGGCGATTGCATGTTCCTTGCGGTTGTGCTGAAAGGCAAGGTATAA
- the metA gene encoding homoserine O-succinyltransferase, giving the protein MPICIPLDLPAREILENENIFVMDRKRASSQDIRPLRAAIVNLMPTKIATETQLLRLLGNSPLQIEVDLLQTASYTPKNTPSDHLERFYTTFDAVKDNFYDMLIITGAPVETLPFEEVAYWKEFCDIVKWGKKHVYSTLYICWAAQAGLHLLHGLNKRLLNQKRFGVFESIPLKSNHPLLRGFNDTFYIPHSHHTEVAVEDILTEKKVELLAASKAAGADIAATSGCRNVFVFGHLEYDTDTLKNEYVRDLTAGKPIEIPVNYFTDDDPDKAPINRWRGHANLFFANWINTVYQETPYDLSRGF; this is encoded by the coding sequence ATGCCGATCTGCATTCCGCTCGATCTGCCGGCGCGGGAGATACTCGAAAACGAGAATATTTTCGTTATGGACCGCAAACGCGCTTCGTCGCAGGACATTCGTCCGCTGCGGGCCGCGATTGTCAACCTGATGCCGACAAAAATCGCCACCGAGACCCAACTGCTGCGGCTGCTGGGCAACTCACCTTTGCAGATTGAGGTTGATTTATTGCAGACGGCCAGCTATACGCCGAAAAACACGCCTTCCGATCATTTGGAGCGGTTTTATACCACATTCGATGCGGTCAAAGATAATTTTTACGATATGTTGATCATCACCGGCGCGCCGGTCGAAACGCTGCCGTTTGAGGAAGTCGCCTATTGGAAAGAATTCTGCGATATCGTCAAATGGGGCAAGAAGCATGTCTATTCGACGCTGTACATCTGCTGGGCGGCACAGGCGGGTCTTCATCTGCTGCACGGGCTTAATAAAAGATTACTTAATCAAAAGCGGTTTGGCGTGTTTGAAAGCATTCCGCTGAAATCGAATCACCCGTTGCTGCGCGGCTTTAACGATACCTTTTATATCCCGCATTCGCACCACACCGAGGTGGCGGTCGAGGATATTCTGACCGAGAAAAAAGTGGAGTTGCTGGCGGCTTCGAAGGCCGCCGGAGCCGACATCGCCGCGACCTCCGGCTGCCGCAACGTGTTTGTGTTCGGGCATCTCGAATACGACACCGACACGCTGAAAAACGAATATGTACGCGACCTCACAGCGGGGAAGCCGATTGAGATTCCGGTCAATTATTTTACCGACGACGATCCCGACAAAGCACCGATCAACCGTTGGCGCGGCCATGCGAATCTGTTTTTCGCCAACTGGATCAATACGGTCTATCAGGAGACACCGTACGATCTGAGCAGGGGATTTTGA
- the ligA gene encoding NAD-dependent DNA ligase LigA, producing the protein MILWQIRMGAVELVELDFNKAKQRAEFLRRQIEKANEEYYNQDNPSLEDFEYDAMTRELREIAVKFPELAFELEPIAKVGGKASALFSPVEHLVPMESLQDVFSFEELKDFKDRVKTVFPNAEFAVEAKIDGLSVSLEYENGVFVRGSTRGDGRVGEDVTANLMMIESVPKKLKNGPEFLEVRGEVYMPKSVFAKLVEAQNENGEAPFKNPRNAAAGSLRQKDSEITKSRHLAVIVFNIQQIRGKEILKHSESLDYLDKLGFPASKYIVTSDFDKMIERVEEINKTRHDLQFDIDGAVIKLDNLADRTRLGSTSKFPRWAVAYKYPPEIKKTRLLEISIEVGRTGVLTPTAVFEPVTLAGTTVSRAVLHNQDMIDEKGVAVGDIIEVRKAGDIIPEVVSVAQKSGNETYRIPSECPSCGSKVIKDEDGPAIRCPNPDCPAKRFREMIHFTEKSAMDIDGLGPAVLKALLDKGLVKDIADLYTLQKEDIAALDKKGEKSAQNLLNALEKSKKNDLWRLISGLGIRHVGETAAQDLALHFGTLDALQNAGVEEIAHVEGVGGITAESINSYFLNDINLALVEKLKAAGLNMTCLTEKKSGGPLEGKIFVLTGTLSIPRSEAEQMIKDAGGKTSSSVSKNTDFVLAGEDAGSKLTKAQALGVKVISEAEFFEMVK; encoded by the coding sequence ATGATTTTATGGCAAATCCGGATGGGAGCAGTGGAGTTGGTGGAACTGGATTTCAATAAGGCAAAACAAAGAGCCGAATTTTTAAGAAGACAAATTGAAAAGGCCAACGAGGAGTACTACAATCAGGACAACCCCTCGTTGGAGGATTTTGAATACGATGCTATGACCCGGGAACTGCGGGAGATCGCAGTGAAATTCCCGGAATTGGCCTTTGAACTGGAGCCGATTGCAAAGGTCGGCGGAAAGGCGTCTGCGCTGTTTTCGCCGGTGGAGCATCTTGTGCCGATGGAGAGCTTGCAGGATGTGTTTTCGTTTGAGGAATTAAAGGATTTTAAAGATCGGGTGAAAACCGTTTTTCCGAATGCCGAGTTCGCCGTCGAGGCGAAGATTGACGGGCTTTCGGTGTCGCTGGAATATGAAAACGGTGTTTTTGTGCGCGGCTCGACCCGTGGCGACGGCAGAGTCGGAGAAGATGTGACCGCGAATCTGATGATGATTGAGTCGGTGCCGAAAAAGTTGAAAAACGGGCCGGAGTTTTTAGAGGTGCGCGGCGAGGTCTATATGCCGAAAAGCGTGTTTGCCAAGTTGGTTGAGGCACAGAACGAGAACGGCGAAGCTCCGTTCAAGAATCCGCGTAACGCCGCCGCCGGTTCGCTGCGGCAAAAAGACAGCGAGATCACCAAGTCTCGGCATTTGGCGGTAATCGTTTTTAACATCCAGCAGATTCGCGGGAAAGAAATTTTAAAGCACAGCGAATCGTTGGATTATCTGGACAAGCTCGGTTTTCCGGCTTCGAAATATATCGTCACTTCCGATTTTGACAAGATGATTGAGCGAGTGGAGGAGATCAACAAGACCCGCCACGATTTGCAGTTCGACATCGACGGCGCGGTGATTAAACTCGATAATTTAGCCGACCGCACAAGATTGGGCAGTACGTCAAAGTTTCCGCGCTGGGCGGTGGCGTATAAATACCCGCCGGAGATTAAAAAGACAAGATTGCTTGAAATCTCGATTGAGGTCGGACGCACGGGCGTGCTGACCCCGACAGCGGTGTTTGAGCCGGTGACGCTGGCCGGAACCACGGTCAGCCGCGCGGTGCTGCATAATCAGGACATGATTGACGAAAAGGGCGTCGCTGTCGGTGATATCATCGAGGTACGCAAAGCGGGTGACATCATTCCCGAGGTGGTCAGCGTGGCGCAAAAGAGCGGAAACGAGACCTATCGGATTCCGTCGGAGTGCCCGTCGTGCGGCAGCAAGGTCATCAAAGATGAGGATGGCCCCGCAATTCGCTGTCCCAACCCCGATTGCCCCGCCAAACGCTTCCGCGAGATGATCCACTTCACCGAGAAGTCGGCCATGGATATCGACGGACTTGGTCCTGCGGTGCTGAAAGCGCTGCTCGACAAAGGGCTTGTGAAAGATATCGCGGATTTATACACCCTTCAAAAAGAGGATATTGCCGCGCTCGATAAAAAGGGTGAAAAGTCGGCGCAGAATCTGCTTAACGCGCTCGAAAAGAGCAAGAAAAACGATCTGTGGCGATTGATCTCGGGACTCGGCATCCGGCATGTCGGCGAGACGGCGGCGCAGGATCTGGCGCTGCATTTCGGCACACTGGACGCGCTGCAAAACGCCGGGGTTGAGGAAATTGCGCATGTCGAAGGCGTCGGCGGGATTACCGCAGAGAGCATCAATTCGTATTTTTTAAATGATATAAACCTCGCTTTAGTCGAGAAACTGAAAGCGGCTGGACTCAATATGACCTGCCTGACCGAGAAAAAGAGCGGCGGGCCGCTGGAGGGTAAAATTTTTGTGCTGACCGGCACGCTGTCGATTCCGCGTTCCGAGGCCGAACAAATGATTAAAGATGCGGGGGGGAAGACCAGTTCATCGGTGTCAAAAAACACCGATTTTGTGCTTGCGGGCGAAGACGCAGGGAGCAAACTGACCAAAGCGCAGGCACTCGGTGTAAAAGTGATTTCCGAGGCGGAGTTTTTTGAGATGGTGAAGTAA
- the yunB gene encoding sporulation protein YunB, with the protein MMAKRRRGRRRGTVVRTIILWLLILGCLGAIIKTGDNRLRAIVSQLAQTRAKEYSTLAINTCVTDVLAEDGTDYSNLIYIQTNENGLSVVRTNMTAINTLKAGLTTAIQKRLSEYDDGKLYIALGTLVGSDVFTGRGPKIEVQLVPVGYVTTAITNEFTSAGINQTLHRIMMSVTGTVTVVMAGYSATSQVTAEFCIAETIIVGAVPQAYTHVTGSGTTDSNINDFMANPDGSSGVGGTGFQ; encoded by the coding sequence ATGATGGCAAAAAGACGCAGAGGGCGGAGGCGCGGCACGGTCGTGCGGACGATCATTCTCTGGCTGTTGATTTTGGGCTGTTTGGGAGCCATAATAAAGACGGGTGACAACCGTCTGCGCGCCATTGTCAGTCAGCTTGCACAGACCCGGGCCAAGGAATACAGCACCCTTGCGATCAATACCTGCGTAACCGACGTTTTGGCCGAGGACGGCACTGATTATTCGAATTTGATCTATATTCAGACCAATGAAAACGGTTTAAGTGTTGTCCGAACCAATATGACAGCGATCAATACATTAAAAGCCGGACTGACCACCGCAATCCAAAAACGCCTTTCGGAATACGACGACGGTAAGCTCTATATTGCGCTGGGCACATTGGTCGGGAGCGACGTATTTACCGGCAGGGGTCCGAAAATTGAGGTTCAGCTGGTGCCGGTGGGCTATGTGACCACTGCGATTACCAACGAATTCACGAGTGCCGGCATCAATCAGACGCTGCACAGGATTATGATGTCGGTCACGGGTACGGTTACGGTCGTCATGGCGGGTTATTCGGCCACATCTCAGGTGACGGCAGAGTTCTGCATTGCCGAGACCATCATCGTCGGCGCTGTGCCGCAGGCTTATACACATGTTACCGGGTCGGGGACTACAGATAGCAACATCAATGATTTTATGGCAAATCCGGATGGGAGCAGTGGAGTTGGTGGAACTGGATTTCAATAA
- a CDS encoding bifunctional 4-hydroxy-3-methylbut-2-enyl diphosphate reductase/30S ribosomal protein S1: MEIIVCKNAGTCYGINRAVNMLEDLLAKGKKVCTLGPLLHNKRFMQELVGKGVRVVNDPSETLPGECLLIRSHGVSEATVERIKALGLEFYDATCPSVARIHKLVAEIPKDDVLLVAGDASHPEVIGILGHAVCEAHTFGTSWELEELIKTRSNFVEKTVWCAAQTTFSVSEWKKCEEILKKHYTNLKIFDTICNTTRLRQTEAKEVASVCDLMFVIGDRESSNTTKLFEVCSAITKTMRVENPDEISRVPDCRRIGITAGASTPVKNIMEVVHKMDENKEILQGQEEVEKTKTEAKAEVEETKTEAKAEEFDFEAELEESFKRLSKSDTIKGIVTGVYPGEVAVDIGRKHAGYIPLDELTNDPNAKTSDLVKVGDELTLMVLKTNDVDGTVMMSKKRVDANENWNKILEAKENGTVLEGLVVENVGGGVIATYEGVRIFIPASHTGIPREGNLDDLLRQTVKFIIIDIDERGRRKRAVGSIRKASSSNRKELTEKFWETAKVGDVIVGKVRSIAQFGVFVNLNGPDGLVHRTELSWNRFKNLEDVVTVGQELKVMIKELDPEKKRISLTAKFPEDDPFNKFLTQFKVGDVAKVTITSLVTYGAFAMVIPGVEGLIHISNIANRVIAKPADVLKKGEEVDAKIIDINPESKKVSLSIRALITEETDANATEVVASTAEEPVETPTEAPVEEAPVETAPVEEAPKPKRTTKKKAEETPETAE; the protein is encoded by the coding sequence ATGGAGATCATCGTCTGTAAAAATGCCGGAACCTGCTACGGGATTAACCGAGCTGTGAATATGCTCGAGGATCTGTTGGCAAAGGGTAAAAAGGTCTGCACACTGGGGCCGCTGCTGCATAACAAGCGGTTCATGCAGGAGCTTGTGGGCAAGGGTGTGCGGGTGGTCAATGACCCGTCTGAGACGCTGCCCGGCGAGTGCCTTCTGATTCGCAGCCACGGCGTTTCGGAGGCGACGGTAGAGCGGATAAAGGCGCTGGGACTGGAGTTTTACGATGCCACCTGCCCGAGCGTGGCGCGTATTCACAAGCTGGTTGCGGAAATTCCCAAAGACGATGTTTTGCTGGTAGCCGGTGATGCGAGCCATCCGGAAGTCATCGGAATTTTGGGTCATGCGGTTTGCGAAGCCCACACATTTGGAACAAGTTGGGAACTGGAAGAGCTGATTAAAACACGCTCGAATTTTGTCGAAAAAACGGTTTGGTGCGCCGCACAAACTACTTTTTCGGTATCGGAATGGAAAAAATGTGAGGAAATTCTCAAAAAGCACTATACAAACTTGAAAATTTTTGATACAATATGTAATACGACTCGTCTTCGGCAGACCGAAGCGAAAGAAGTTGCTTCGGTTTGTGATTTGATGTTCGTGATCGGCGACCGCGAGAGCTCTAACACCACAAAGCTCTTTGAAGTCTGCAGTGCGATCACGAAGACCATGCGTGTCGAAAACCCCGACGAGATCTCGCGGGTACCGGATTGCCGCCGCATCGGCATCACCGCAGGGGCGTCTACTCCGGTCAAAAACATTATGGAGGTTGTTCACAAGATGGACGAAAACAAAGAAATTCTTCAAGGCCAAGAAGAGGTCGAGAAGACCAAAACGGAAGCCAAAGCTGAGGTCGAGGAGACAAAAACGGAAGCCAAAGCTGAGGAATTTGACTTCGAGGCCGAACTGGAAGAGTCGTTTAAACGGCTTTCCAAATCGGATACCATCAAGGGTATTGTGACGGGTGTCTATCCGGGCGAGGTCGCCGTGGATATCGGCCGCAAACATGCCGGCTATATTCCGCTCGACGAACTTACCAACGATCCCAACGCCAAGACCTCCGATCTCGTCAAGGTAGGGGACGAACTTACATTGATGGTGCTGAAGACCAACGACGTCGACGGCACGGTCATGATGTCCAAAAAGCGCGTCGATGCCAATGAGAATTGGAACAAGATTCTCGAGGCAAAGGAAAACGGCACCGTGCTCGAAGGCTTGGTGGTTGAGAATGTCGGCGGCGGCGTGATCGCTACATATGAGGGCGTTCGCATCTTCATCCCCGCATCCCACACCGGAATTCCCAGAGAAGGAAATCTTGACGACCTGCTGCGTCAGACCGTCAAGTTTATCATCATCGATATCGACGAACGCGGCAGAAGAAAACGTGCCGTCGGTTCGATTCGCAAGGCCTCTTCCAGCAACCGCAAGGAACTGACCGAGAAGTTTTGGGAGACCGCTAAGGTCGGCGATGTCATCGTCGGCAAGGTGCGTTCCATCGCCCAGTTCGGCGTGTTCGTGAACCTGAACGGCCCGGATGGCCTTGTGCACCGCACAGAGCTCAGCTGGAACCGCTTCAAGAATCTCGAGGACGTCGTGACGGTCGGGCAGGAACTCAAAGTCATGATCAAGGAACTCGACCCGGAGAAAAAACGGATCTCATTGACCGCGAAATTCCCGGAGGACGATCCTTTCAACAAGTTCCTGACACAGTTCAAAGTCGGCGACGTGGCCAAAGTCACGATCACGAGTTTGGTAACCTACGGCGCATTCGCCATGGTCATCCCGGGTGTTGAGGGTCTGATTCACATATCCAACATCGCCAACCGTGTCATCGCCAAACCGGCCGATGTGCTCAAGAAGGGCGAAGAGGTTGACGCCAAGATTATCGACATCAACCCCGAGTCCAAAAAAGTCAGTTTGTCGATTCGCGCACTGATCACGGAGGAGACAGACGCAAACGCCACAGAAGTCGTCGCGTCTACGGCAGAGGAACCTGTTGAAACTCCGACAGAAGCCCCTGTTGAGGAAGCACCGGTTGAGACTGCACCCGTTGAGGAAGCGCCGAAGCCCAAACGCACCACCAAGAAAAAGGCCGAAGAGACTCCGGAAACGGCCGAATAA
- a CDS encoding AMP-binding protein: protein MRNINLKYVEEKYDENGILSEYKLKIPENFNFAYDVVDDIAANEPDRRAMLWVGKNREERTFTFGDMKLWSDKTANHLRSLGIKKGDPVMVVLKRHYQFWFCALALHKLGAVLIPATYMMTAHDVKYRIDSASVKAVICTPDGDVGAAVEQVETECPTLKLKMMVNGARAGWLDFDGGVAAADEKFERVVTNVHEPMLLYFSSGTSGYPKMVLHDYAYALGHLLTAKHWHCVVPDGLHLSIADTGWGKAVWGKLYGQWLMEAGIFVYDLEKFVPADILSMIGKYQITTLCCPPTMFRMFINDGLEKYDLSSLQYTTIAGEALNPDVFNKWYAATGLKLMEGFGQTETTLAICNTKGMTPKPGSMGKPSPQYQIDLIDPDGNSCPNGTTGEIVIRYEPHPPGLMCEYYRNEAKTTEAMHDGWYHTGDTAWRDEDGYFWYVGRNDDIIKSSGYRIGPFEVESVLVTHPAVLECAITAVPDPVRGQLVKATIVLRSGFAPSDTLVKELQDYVKHETAPYKYPRVVEFVEKLPKTINGKIRRVEIREKG from the coding sequence ATGAGAAATATCAATTTAAAATATGTTGAGGAAAAATACGATGAAAACGGGATTCTGAGTGAATATAAACTCAAGATTCCGGAAAATTTCAACTTTGCCTACGATGTGGTCGACGATATCGCCGCAAATGAACCCGACCGCCGTGCGATGCTCTGGGTCGGCAAGAACAGGGAAGAGCGTACTTTCACCTTCGGCGATATGAAGCTGTGGTCGGACAAGACCGCGAACCACCTGCGTTCGCTGGGCATCAAAAAAGGTGATCCGGTCATGGTAGTGTTGAAAAGGCATTACCAGTTCTGGTTCTGTGCGCTGGCACTGCACAAACTCGGCGCGGTGCTGATTCCTGCCACCTATATGATGACCGCACACGATGTGAAATACCGGATCGACAGTGCAAGCGTCAAAGCCGTGATCTGCACCCCCGATGGGGACGTCGGAGCGGCGGTTGAACAGGTCGAAACCGAATGTCCGACCTTGAAGCTGAAGATGATGGTCAACGGCGCGCGAGCGGGTTGGCTGGACTTTGACGGGGGTGTTGCAGCGGCAGATGAAAAATTCGAACGGGTTGTGACCAATGTCCATGAACCGATGCTTTTATATTTTTCGTCGGGGACGTCGGGTTATCCCAAGATGGTGCTGCACGATTATGCCTACGCACTGGGACATCTGCTGACGGCCAAACATTGGCACTGTGTCGTACCCGATGGACTGCATCTGTCGATTGCCGATACCGGCTGGGGCAAGGCGGTCTGGGGCAAGCTGTACGGACAATGGCTGATGGAAGCCGGAATCTTCGTCTACGACCTTGAAAAATTTGTGCCCGCCGACATCCTTTCGATGATTGGGAAATATCAGATTACCACGCTGTGTTGTCCGCCGACAATGTTTCGGATGTTTATTAACGACGGACTGGAAAAGTACGACTTATCCTCACTTCAATATACGACGATCGCCGGCGAAGCGCTCAATCCCGACGTCTTCAACAAGTGGTATGCGGCCACCGGATTAAAGCTGATGGAGGGATTCGGCCAGACCGAGACAACGCTGGCCATATGCAACACCAAGGGCATGACGCCGAAGCCCGGTTCGATGGGCAAGCCGTCGCCGCAGTATCAAATTGATCTGATCGATCCCGACGGCAACAGCTGCCCTAACGGTACGACCGGTGAGATTGTGATCAGATACGAACCCCATCCGCCGGGCCTGATGTGCGAATATTACCGCAATGAAGCCAAGACCACAGAGGCCATGCACGATGGCTGGTATCACACCGGCGACACCGCCTGGCGCGACGAGGACGGTTATTTCTGGTATGTCGGGCGCAACGACGACATCATCAAATCGTCGGGCTACCGTATCGGTCCGTTTGAGGTCGAGAGCGTTCTGGTGACCCATCCGGCAGTGTTGGAGTGTGCCATCACCGCAGTTCCCGATCCCGTGCGCGGGCAATTGGTCAAGGCCACAATCGTACTGCGGTCCGGTTTTGCGCCGAGTGACACACTGGTCAAGGAGCTGCAGGACTATGTCAAGCACGAGACCGCGCCGTATAAGTATCCGCGTGTGGTCGAGTTTGTCGAAAAGCTGCCCAAGACTATCAACGGGAAGATTCGAAGAGTTGAAATTCGAGAAAAGGGCTAA